Sequence from the Argopecten irradians isolate NY chromosome 12, Ai_NY, whole genome shotgun sequence genome:
AATGATATTGTCACGGTGATGATATTGTCCGCGGTGGTGATATTGTCACGGTGATGATATTGTCGCGGTGGTGATATTGTCGCGATGATGATATTGTCACGGTGGTGATATTGTCGCGATGATAGTATTGTCACGGTGATGATATTGTCACGGTGATGATATTGTCACGGTGATGATATTGTCGCGGTGGTGATATTGTCACGGTGGTGATATTATTGTCACGGTGATGATATTGTCACGGTGGTGATATTGTCACAGTGATGATATTGTCACGGTGGTGATATTGTCGCGATGATAGTATTGTCACGGTGATGATATTGTCGCGGTGGTGATATTGTCGCGGTGGTGATATTGTCACAGTGATGATATTGTCACGGTGATGATATTGTCACGGTGGTGATATTGTCACGGTGATGATATTGTCACGGTGGTGATATTGTCACGGTGGTGATATTGTCACGGTggtgatattgtcatggtggtGATATTGTCACAGTGATGATATTGTCACGGTGATGATATTGTCACAGTGATGATATTGTCACGGTGATGCTATTGTCCCGGTGATGATATTGTCACGGTGGTGATATTGTCACAGTGATGATATTGTCACGGTGGTGATATTGTCACGGTGGTGATATTGTTGCGGTGATGTTATTGTCACGGTGGTGATATTGTCGCGGTGAAGATATTGTCACAATGATGATATTGTAACAATGATGCTATTGTCACGGTGGTGATATTGTCACGGTGGTGATATTGTTGCGGTGATGTTATTGTCACGGTGGTGATATTGTCGCGGTGAAGATATTGTCGCGGTGGTGATATTGTCACAGTGACAATATTGTCGCGATGATCGCGGTACATTACAATGATCGCGAAAAATTTTATCCGTGAAAAAATGGTTCACTCAGTTTACCCTGAAATCCAGTTCGCAAACTTTGAAATCCGCATCAATTTAATGTTCTTTTTCGATTTTACTAAAAATCGCGAAAGCTTTGACCCGCATGAATATTCCGCTATGCAGTATGTCATAAGTTACTTATTAATTACATATcgacaaatatataattatatcttcATGCAATAGTGATTCTTGTGTGGGAATACcctctgtatgtacagtgtatatatactaaacaatatcgTGGATTGCAATGTGAGTGTGTTTGTAAAACTAACAAGCCTATTTTATGTTGACTCGCTTCTCTGCGACGTGAACAATATATTTAGTATCCGTTGTAAAGCATTTATTATATGTGTAATTAACTCAAACATCAACACATCCTTAGTAATGTTTCTAGAAGTTTCCCTCAGaatcagaaatacatatatatatacatgtgtcaaacttttgtttttatgaaGAATAGAGTAAGATGAAACATGGATAATCATGGAAGTTTGGTTTAGGCATtggttaattttattttcaattccaAGGAGACCAGAGCAGATGGATCATCTGTCTCTGTCGAAGACAAGGTCCAAAATACGGCTTATGTCGTTCCTTTTTGTTAACATTATGATTTAAACTAACCTTCCTCCATACAAAAAGTTTGttgtattgtttaatttatGTTGTGGCTTAATTAATAATCGAATGCTTgttatgatatgtttatgtattGTGTGCTAAATTTAACCCTGGTTTTAATGAGCAAACGCTATTAATCCAAATGCTTAATgcgtataaaaaaatcatcatgccATTAACGCTTTTCAGCCTGAGCTAATTCTTCACATCTTTGACtatatatgaaaatggaatatcTCTCGCGACAAAAGAGAAAGGCATGTTACTTTTTCAGACTTGGCAACCGTTCGAAAAGCTCAGAGCACCAGGGTTAAGTTTGTAAAGGACAATGTTACACGAGTTCCAATACGATCAATAGATGATATGATTTTACATGGTCTAGACGCAGAACTTCCAACACAAATTTTCAACCAGAGGCCCCGGATGAGTTTTAGCCGGAAGTCAACAAGAACATCCTATAATGACAGGGCTAGAGACGGTTTCCGGTACTGGCTGATAGACCGACCCAAACCCACCAAATGTAAGTGGTAACGAGGATTGAAACATGAAGGAGCTTAATTCCCTGACAAAAAGagtttggtgttgtaatctAAGCTTGTTACAGACTCCTTTCCATCTCAAAGTTATAGTTACCATTTTATCTAAGAACTGTTGAGTTCCATTCTAGCACATGACAAAATGAACTATTTTTCACTTCATTGACATACTTGATATCTTTTTCAAAGAATTTGAACCATTAATTCCACTAGTCTTCAGCAGTGAATGGCAATGGATACTATAAAATGTGGTACAGTTCGCTTGCTGTATAATAGCCCAAACagcataaaaaaaatgaaaaggcaTAGGGAATGTTTGTAAGTCTGTCTCATGAGGCGCGCTATCCAATAATTCCTTAATAATGTTTTCTTTACTTTCAGTTGGCAGATACGGTATCGGATCCTACAAGACAGTACTTGGGATCGGCAACGCCCCGAGAACGTAAAGAACCATAGTATTGACTTTCGCTTCATTAAATAATTGTCGTCATTATTCAACAATCAACGTGTTTCGATTTCCCTCGGAGTTTCCTTGTTTCATTGTCCTTCTGTCTGTTCCCGGAGCCGGCCCCTAATGCTGTTCTCCGACTATATAGAAGTTATAAAAACcgttgttttatttgtttactaaatatatcaaaactaaCTCTAGATTGAACTAGGACAGCTCCTACCGAtacagtattatatatgtaaatagaaAGTGAAGGTTTCGTGACAAAACATgcttatgtatatttttgtgagTTATTTgcttcttgttttattttttgttattttcttttacaCTGTTTGGAATGAAACGGCACAAGGAAAtaattttatcttaatattgaatTTCGAGGGAACATGTTCAAATACTTCTCTGTaatgtaagggaggtaactctcaAACAAATTATTGTCAGTATCAATTTGTCACGGTTGATTATTTCACGCTGATGACATTGAAAGGTGAGAATTGTACGGTGATGATCCTTGTCACGGTGGTGATACGTCGTCGCGGATGCCCATGATATTGTCAGCGGTGATGATATTGTCACGGTGGAGATATTGTCACGGTGGTGATATTGTCACAGTGATGATATTGTCACGGTGGTATATTGTCACAATGATGCATGTCGCGGTGGTAATTCAAATCGCGTGATGATCATTGTCACGGTGGTGTTATTGTCACGGTGGTGATATTGTCACGGTGGTGACTTTCACAGTGATGATATTGTCCTGTGATATTGTGCAATGATATTTGTCACGGTGGGTGATATTGTCACGGTGGGTGATATGTTGTCACGTGATGATATTGTCACGGTGATTGATATTGTTCACAGTGATGATATTGTCACGGTGGGGATTTTGTCATACGGTGATGATATTGTCACGGTGGTGATATTGTACGGGTGTTGATATTGTCACTCGGTGATGATATTGTCACGGTGGGTGATAATTGTCACAGTGATGATATTGTACGGTGATGATATTGTCACGGTGGTGTTATTTGTCAACGGTGATGTATTGTCAGGTGGTGATATTGTCACGGTGTGATATTGTCACGGTGGTGTTGATTGTCCCGGTGATGATAATTGTCACTGGTGATGGATATTGTCAGGTGTGGTGATATTGTCACGAGTGATGATATTGTCGCGGTTCGCGTGATAAAATGTCGCGATGGATGTTATTGTCACGGTGAATGATATTGTCGCGATGATAGTATTTGTCACGGTGATGTTATTGTCACTGGTGCTGATATTGTCATCGGTGATGGATTTTGTCGCGGTGTGTGATTGTGTCACAGTGATGATATTGTCGCGGTGGTGATTATGTCACGGTGGATGTATTGTCACAGGTGTGTGATATTGTCATCAGTGTTGATATTGGCACGGGGTGGTGATATTGTCGCGATGATTAGTTTTGGCACGGTGATGATATTGTCGCGGTGGTGTTATTGTCGCAGTGGTGATATTGTCACTGTGGGATTCGATATTGTCCACGGTGATGATATGTTCACGAGTGGTGATATTGTCACGGGTGATGATTATTGTCACAGTGATGATATGGATTATCACGGTGATGTTGATTGTACACGGTGGTGATATTGTCACGGTTGGTGTTATTGTCTGCGGTGGTGTTATTGTCACAGGGGGGATATTGTCGTCGTTGAGTGATTGATATTGTCACAGTGATGTATATTGTCACTGGTGATGCATATTGTCCCGGTGATGTATATTGTTCACGCTGTGTGGATATTGTCACTCAGTGATGATATTGTCACGGCTTGGTGATATTTGGTCACGTGTGGGAATTGTTGCGGTTGATGTTATTGTCACTGGTGGTGATATTCGTCGCGGTGAAGATTATTGTCACAATGGGATGGATATCTGTATCACAATGTGGCTTTTGGCCACTGGTGGTGGTATATTGTCACGGTGGTGAAATTGTCCACGGTGTTGTTATGGTCACGCGGTGGTGAATTTTTGTCGCGGTGATGATATTGTCGCGATGGTGATATTGTCACAGTGACAATATTGTTCGCGGAATGATGGCGGTACATTCACAATGTTGCGAAATTATTTGTATCCGTGAATAAAATGGTTCACTCAGTTTATGGATGATATCTCAGTTTCGCAAACTGTTGAAATCCGCATGTTAATGTTAATGTTCTGATTTCGATTGTTAATAAAAGCGCGAAATGCTTTGACCCGCATGAATTATTCCGCTCTGCAGTAGGTCTTAAGTTAACtttattaattacatattcgacaacaaatatataattatatcttcATGCAATAGTGATTCTTGTGTGGAGATATACCCTCGGAGCGTACAGTGTTACATTTTACTAAACACTATAGTGGATTGCAATTGGTGAGTGTGTTTGTATAAAACTAACAAGCCTGATTTTATGTTGACTTTTTTCGCCTTTCTCTTGCGACtgtgaacattttatttagTATCCCATTGTAAAGGCAATTTATTATATGTTGTAATTAACTCCACAACTTTCTACACATCCTTAGTTATTGTTCTAGAAGTTTCCCTCAGAATCagaaattcatatttatatacatgtgtcaaaacttttgtttttatgaaGTATTGTGTAAGTTGAAACCATGGATAATCATGGAAGTTTGGTTTTTGAGGCCATTGTGATGAATTGTATTTTCCAATTCCAAGGGACCAGAGCAGCTAGGATCATCTGTCTCTGTCGAAGACAAGGTCCCAATAATACGGCTTATGTCGTTCCTTTTTGTTTAAACATTATAGGATTTAAACTAACCTTCCTCCATACAAAAAGTTGtgttgtattgtttattttatcttGTGGCTTAATTAATAATCGAATGCCTTGTTGATGGATGATGGTTTGTCATTGTGTGTGCTAAATTTAACCCTTGGTTTTTAATGGAGCAATCGCTTCTATTAATCCCAATGCCTGTAGGcgtattaaaataaatcatcattGCCTTTATACGCTTTACAGCCTGAAGCTAATGCTTCACTTCTTTGACTATATATGACAATGGAATATCTTCTCGCCGACAAGAAGAAAGGCATCATGTTACTTTTTCTGACGTGCAAAAAACCGTTCGAAAAGCTCAAGGCACCAGGGTTAAGTTTGTTAAAGGACAATGGTTACATCGAGTTCCAATACGATCAATAGATGATTATGGATTTTACATGGTCTAGACGCAGCAGAACTTCCAACACAAATTTTTCAACCAGAGGCGCCCGGATGTGTTTTAGCCGGAAgtcaacaagaaaaaaaataattttcctaTAATGACTGGGCTAGATGACGGTTCGTGAGGTACTGGTGATAGACCGACCATAAACCCATCCAAATCGTAAGTAGGTCCCGGGTATACGAGGATTGAAAACTTGAAGGAGCTTAATTCCCTGGACAAAAAGAGTTTGGTTGGTTGTAATCTAAGCTTGTTACAGACTCCTTCGCAATTCTCTAAGTTCTAGTTACCATTTTATCTAAGAACTGTTGAGTTCCAGTCATAGACATGACAAAATGAACTATTTTTTCACCTTCCTTGATATACTTTGATATCTTTTTCATATGAATTTGGATACCATTAATTCCTCTAGTTCTTCAGCAGTCACGGCGCGGATGTAGCGACGAACAGTGAATGCAATGGATACTATAATAGTATGGTACAGTTCGCTTGCTGTATAATTGCCCAAACAGCACATAAAAAAGTCGATAAAGGTATAGGGAAGGTTTGTATGTCTGTCTCATGTGGCGCGCTATCAATTATATTTCCGTTATTAATGTTTGCTTTACTTTCAGTTGGCAGATACTGGGTTTATCGGACCATACTTGACATGTACTTGGGATCGGGCTAACGCCCGCCGAAACGTTATAGGAACCATTGTATTGACTTTCGCTTTCAGTCAAATGACTTGTCGTCATTATTCAACAATCAAAGTGTTTCGGATTTCCCTCGGAGTTTCCTTGTTTCATTGACCTTCTGTCTGATCCCGGAAGCCGGCCCTAATTGCTGTTCTCCGACTATATTGAAGTTATAATAAACcgttgttttatttgtttagctttaaatatatcaaaactaCACTCTAGATTCGAACGTAGGGACAGACTCCTACCGATtacagtattatatatgtaaatagaaAGTGAAGAGGTTTCGTGGACAAAACTTTGcttatgtatattttttgtgaGTTATTTGctttcttgttttatatttttggtTATTTTCTTTTACACTGTTTGGAATGATGAAACGGCACAAGGAAATAATTTTTATCTTAATAATTGAAATTTCGAGGGATACATGTTCAAATACTTTTCTCTGTaatgtaagggaggtaactctcaAACAAATTTCTGTTGTTCATTAATAATTCTATTTATAcgaatattctatttatagtatatttctatttgaaaaatacatattttaataagTGTATACTTAAAtagtttaaaattgtttttcaagAGTGTTTTTCTTTTAGTTTTTTTGTGATGGCGAAAACTTCAATCCGTTCGTTTTTTAGGACCATTCTAGGAGGATTATACTTTTTAATTTACCAGATGCGCGCATTCCGATATCTTTTAGTATTCAATTGATGCTAGATTATTATTTGCTATACATTGAAAGGTGAGAAAATATTGTCCTTGCAGTGGTGAAACGTGGATGCCCAAGTTATTGACAGAGTGCTGTTTCAGTGGAGATTGTTTGTGTGTCTTACCACAGGAATTAGATTTATATTCTAAATATGCATTCCAATCTAATTCAAATCGTATGCTCATGGCTTCGTTTTACTACACCACTGGTAAAATATTCCTTCACGTGACTTTCACGTGAACAACATATTTCCTGTGTTAAGTGCAACGCCTATTCCAGGGCACGGTTGA
This genomic interval carries:
- the LOC138336038 gene encoding uncharacterized protein isoform X1 — translated: MTIEPTRISYEKLNRMTFWSRHDPIKQQQGHTDHWSKARQKSGSYNVSYGAKGLQIRSDSDLDLATVRKAQSTRVKFVKDNVTRVPIRSIDDMILHGLDAELPTQIFNQRPRMSFSRKSTRTSYNDRARDGFRYWLIDRPKPTKFGRYGIGSYKTVLGIGNAPRT
- the LOC138336038 gene encoding uncharacterized protein isoform X3, which encodes MEIVRPRSATSEMTFWSRHDPIKQQQGHTDHWSKARQKSGSYNVSYGAKGLQIRSDSDLDLATVRKAQSTRVKFVKDNVTRVPIRSIDDMILHGLDAELPTQIFNQRPRMSFSRKSTRTSYNDRARDGFRYWLIDRPKPTKFGRYGIGSYKTVLGIGNAPRT
- the LOC138336038 gene encoding uncharacterized protein isoform X2, with protein sequence MSAFDASHNPNLRVMTFWSRHDPIKQQQGHTDHWSKARQKSGSYNVSYGAKGLQIRSDSDLDLATVRKAQSTRVKFVKDNVTRVPIRSIDDMILHGLDAELPTQIFNQRPRMSFSRKSTRTSYNDRARDGFRYWLIDRPKPTKFGRYGIGSYKTVLGIGNAPRT
- the LOC138336038 gene encoding uncharacterized protein isoform X4; this translates as MTIEPTRISYEKLNRMTFWSRHDPIKQQQGHTDHWSKARQKSGSYNVSYGAKGLQIRSDSDLDAELPTQIFNQRPRMSFSRKSTRTSYNDRARDGFRYWLIDRPKPTKFGRYGIGSYKTVLGIGNAPRT